gaattataaaaccACAACCAAACCATATTTAtcctcaaaaaagaaaaacaaatacagagctaaactaatatttaaattttaagttaataaaaatttatattaaaaatttactctaaatatttcaactatttttgaaataacatcccgcccgtagggcgggccgaccctagtatatatataaccgAGGGAAAATATTCATAGGAAAGATATTTACAACAGTTGGATTTGTTCATAGTTTTCCAAAATGATTTTTCATTATAGATTTTTCCATTGTAGTTTTCACATCTAGAAAATTGCAGTCATACATAACGtatcaagaaaacaaatattaattgatcaaagtttacatattttctgttttacaCTAATCCAAAGTGACacgtatatatttttttgttttgtaatgttTAACTAGTTGATGGTCCGCACCTTATACggacttttatatatatacccaatttaattttaatggatttatagaaattttaaattaaattagatacaaatttaaattatataactttaaaatttatgttgataatcaatgtattaaattatattttattgtatttatgggatgtagattttggataaaaaatattactaatcAAATTAGGAAACTTAGATTTGAAATAAAACATGTAGACTGAAAAATAATCTAGTGGCATTAGatttaaaaacaataacaaccaataaaaaatcaacaaaataacaataaccaataaatattatatattttctatagttCAGATTTTAAGAACAATGAGgcaaaacacaaaataatatattagaaaacattttatttatattcttttagattatatctatatcatttttattatttgtcaaattttaatgttactTTACGTTTTTGTCCCATTTTTCACgcttctatatttttaattttttggttaatttttattttgtcgtTTACATAGTATTtactattttggttttaaatatgCTATTTTGATGACATTTATAATTTACGGATCAAAAGTAGTTTATGTTTGACatgcaaataaaaattaatttgttttaggTTAGGAATATGATCTTaatattgaaatatataaatatttaacatagatatacaatttatatttcaaatatatattttcaatgatACTTTTCCTTTAATTTTAgctttaatattataaaaatatgtatttggaTTAATTTTTCTAATAAGAATCAGAGAAGCTGgttaaatattagttattaaaatcataaactaaatataaaataaatatatttatgataaagTAGAATGTGTTAAtatttattcttaaaatatatttattaattaaatatcataaatatcatgataagaatatatattaaatactttaaaaatattagtatatatttatcgGTAGAATTAGTTAATATCACtttattaattatcttaaatatcatgctaaatatatatatttaagaaaaatactaATTAAACTAATGGTTTATCTTAAAACCATAGAAAagatgacaaataagcaaaataacatgataaataagcaaaatatCCTAAAATCATTGAGagaataatagtatagatgtaaaACATACGTACACAAGATCTCATTTAGAATCATATTTActgaaaaactttttttttctgaaaatgtaTTTACAGAAAATCTCTaagatttgtttattttctctaaaacaATGTCAAATTTCTTCATTTCCTTGTTAACTTCTTCTTTTATAATATCTCTAACTCACCCAAACACAagaaaattaagtaaaatatatattcatagaTATATTGTGATCACATCTTcgtatcattttatttttttaataatttggaaGTATCTGGCGGGATGAGGTCCAACCAACTAATTTCATGGAAATCTATCTATTTGTATCAGATAAATTCAGTTGCTTTTAatgaaaattagatatttatcTCGCATGGTCTTACGAACAGATAAATTTAAGTCTGATAGATTTTGAACCTAGAATGTTTAACGCATTTTCAACTCCACCATATACGATCCATACAACTCGACCACGCTTCTGTGGTATCTTTTGTATCATTTCATATAATTGGCCATATTGTATTTGTAACCGTTGTTATTTTGTCTATTTCTTTAGCTGGTAAAGAAATTGGCAGAATGGTGACCCGCTACCCATGATATTGATTGGAGTACGTATGGAAGTTAGAAAGCTAGTCAAAAAGCAGCATATTAGATTTGAAATCCATAAAAAGCGTTTATAGCGTTTGATAAGAAAtaacttttgaaatttaaaatcttttaaaaaaaattggaaaattttgttaacaagAAACATCACCGGAAAGAAACTTCTTACCAAAAAATCGATTCCAACAGGACACTAGCATATGAAGAAAAGTTGTTTATCCTGAATTTGCTCGAAagtttatcaatatatatttgataacgGGAATTCGGCCATAAAAAACCTCAACTTTGCGcgaattgccaaaacaaacatgaacttttggattgaccaaaaaaacactaaactttcattgacttgccaattaattaacaatattttcgttgacttgccaatttagcagGCCGTCAGTTAATTTAACAAACGTAGTTTAGTGTTGGCGTtaaagtaaaacgacgtcgttttcaaatgagatgaaacgacgtcgttttatatgatttgaaaaataaaaacaagtagcCCCCTGGATTCGAACTCGGGTTGGATAGGACTTATGACAAGGTGTTTTACCACTGGGCTATTGACATTTTCAATGTACttactaacatatttaattttatttggtactcattgaatataaaaaaattctctaaaaacttaaaaatatctttaaaattccaaaattgaaaaaagaaatagttttataaaattaattttgaaattaaaataaaattttttttcttaaaataaaaaaattaaaaaaaaaatcaatatctagcttaaaaaatcgaaatttaatttttttttataaaataaattttttttcttaaatttcgattttaagctagatattgaattttttaaaagatttttattttttaggaaattttttttttcattttaatttcaaaattaattttataaaaataatttttttttcaattgtttggaattttaaagatatttttaagtttttagaaaaacaatttatattcaATGAGTatcaaataacattaaatatgtTAGTAAAAACAATGAAAGTGTCACTAGCCCAGTGGTAAAACACTTTGTCATATGTCCTACACAACCCGAGTTCGAATCCAGGGgctacttgtttttatttttcaaatcatatgaaacgacgtcgtttcatttcatttgaaaacgacgtcgtttcactttAACGCCAACAATAAACGACGTTTGTTAAATTAACTGACGGCatgctaaattggcaagtcaacgaaaacattgttaattaattaataagtcaatgaaagtttagtgtttttttggccagcccaaaattttatgtttattttggcaattcgtgcaaagttGAGGTTTTTTATGGCCGATTTCCCATTTGATAACTAATATGtgttgattgaaaaaaaaaattggtttctTCTTTGGATAGTACCTAGTAAGCAAAAGTGGTTAGTCAAATGTCTCCATCTCGCAAAATCAACACCAAATGTCAGGACCAGATAGTGAGCTTATTCCTACTAAATTATTGCGAGCTGAAATGATAGATCGTTcggtttgtttttattttctttctttttgttgttgttgtggaaCTTACGCTTCAGTTAAATCCTAAGGAAAACGAGTTGATATCATGAACACTAACAAGAGCAGTACTTAATGAATTACTCAGTTGATTTCTTTCGGTCTGCGATGCCGGTTGAATCTAAACAACCATTGAATCGATTGATGATTTAAGAGTCTAACCGGATTGTAAAGGCCAACTAATAATTGTATAAAGGCTGCCTGAGTCCTAAGTCCTAACTCCTTACACACTGAGTCACTGACACAAGGCTTTTTGCctccttttatttattttttttaataaatcagaagttttcatttatttttgaaaattcgtTTTTTCATCTCTTTTTCATTATGATGTGATGCGATTTTGCCCACAATGAAATCTTAAGATGGTCTATACTTAATTGATTGCCTCAAAGATAAACTATTgcatttattttaaacaaaaaaaaattataactcgCCCACAtcaaattactattaaataatacatgcaCAACAAAGTGTAAATTTTAGCTTATCAGTTAAACCATGCATTTTTCTAACATCATTTCATCACACTGGTTAGATAAATTGCTGTTAATTTTTTATCAGAATCTTCATGTTCATTAAATGACAAAACGAATGAAATTAGAGTACCTCCAATGGTTAGAAACCAAGAatgtttctaaaataaaactattagtatataattatttatttatgttttttaaactTGTTAATCATCTATTTGAATGACACATTTTCTTTATTCATTGTCTCTcctaattttatttctttttatttttctttaaatgatAAGAACTCCTCTTAAAACTACCATTGAAGATGCTCTTATTCCCTTTAATCATGTAAAACAAATATCAGGAGGGCAGAATAACTTTTATGGAAAGTATGGTAGAaatatttctcttttctttttatgtagTAAAAAACTAAATACATAGATCACACAAACACACAGAAAAATTACCCGATCTATGGGAGAACACCGATTAATAATAGGGTTGGCCTAAGATAGCCATCACACCTTAACTAAGGAAGTAGAAAAACCCCCAATTTACCAAATACAACTCAACATAACAAATAAACAAGAGTAAAAGATTACTGTCCTCAAACAATTATAAATAGATGCGATTTCAATAAATTATAATAGatatattaacttatatatattcgatcttgaaacaaaaaaaaaacttcagatGAAACCCTCTTTCTAGAAGGTCTTGAATGTCCAATACGTAAATATCAAGGCTTGTGAGGTGGGCATTGGTAGCATTTGGTGAATAGACCAAAAGTGTTGATCTGGCGAACAAAATTGACCATACTTGCCCATCCTCCGAACCCGAATCCAATTACGAACACCCAAACCACCACGAATATGTTTATGCAATAAGTCCCCATCCATCCTCCCACCAGTCGTGGAGGTCTCTCCACCGCGTTCTGTCCATGATATACGATATTAACAATAGCTAAGtattagtttttagaaaaaCCTAAGTACATGATTTACCAAAATTCAGTAtgtattatgtatttaataGTAATAGACATGTTAACAATGTAACAATGTTGTATTAAATTGAATTCTACACAATGTTTATAACCAGATGACAAATTTACTAGGTGTGAACAATGTGTCTTATGGAACAATaatagttttagaaaaaaagataatactGTGTGTGGAAAGAAATCAAAATTAGATCTAACCTCTCTTGAAGGGGCAGGAGCAAAAGTAAGCATATGAGCCAAAGCAGGGATGATGTAGACAGTGAAGCTGACTAGGAGAGATCCGACAGCTGAATTGATTGGTCCGAAAAAAGGGAAGATAATGGCTAAGAACCAGATGGGTACAACCACTGGTAACCTAGCCATGGCTCTTTTGAACATGCTCTTCGTCTTATGCACACCTATCAGTTTCTCCCACACAAAATATAACGGTGTGGACGCAAATCCAAACGTTATAAACTGATGGATAAGCATAAGTATCACCGCGGTGTCTCTAAAACCGGACTTAGGGAGGAGAGATAGTGCATTAGAATGAGTTAACAATTGATCGCCAAACGCCCAATAAACCGCAGACGCAGAAGGTAGCGTTAGTGTTAATACGTATATTGTCGCTAGTAGATATATAGCCTTGAACTTTTGCGGTTTCCACATCGCATGCATTATCTCCCTAATTAcagtatataattaaaaaatagaacatggagcaaattttattttttaccaaCAAAAAGTACTTACACGGTGACGGCGTGACCACCGAAGGTGTAGAGAATGTTGGTGGCTCCAGTGAAGTAGAGAACCATCGTGGTTGGACCCGAGTGTTTGACATCCTCCGCCTAGAAAGTTTAAAGGTAAATAACAACAACCAGGACTTTCaccaataatattaaaaaaaaccaGGACTAAATACTATACAAATAAAACAAGatgttttgttaataaaatgacCTGGCCGTGAAGGAGAGAAGCTATGGTGAGGTACCAAGAAGTGTAAGTGGTCATAGCGAGTCCAAGGAACGACCAGATTCTATAGTTATGGAACGAAGGAATGAAAACAGTTGTGGCACAACAAGCCCCAAATATGTATGTCCATGTCCTCTTGTCCAATTTatcattaatataatatatattgctgCAAATAATCCATTTTATTGTGTAAAACTAACAGTAtccaaatttaaaagttaatagaAAGGATATATAGTAATTAACCTGGCACAAGCAATGAGTTGAATAACGGATCCAAATAGAAGAAACGTGCAATTAAATATCAATCCAATGTTCCTCCAATGTTTCCCCAGCAATCCATCCAAAACTTCAAACCACTTTTATGGgaacaataaaactaaaattaacaaaatcaaacaTTATATCTGTAATTAATTCTGAAGAAATGAAATAAACCTGAATAACGTGGTTACGGAAATCAAACTTCTCTCGTTCTTTACGAGTTCGATATTCAACATAGAGAACACTAATGAGGTAAGCAGTCCAGCTTCCCATTAATCCATAAAAGAGTTGAAACAATATTCCCGACATCATCCCAAGTTGTGAGAATGAGTATGGTAATGTCAACAGTACTTGTGCCACCTGtccatttattattattaagtttAGAAACGGAATCGATATGCATAACGAGATAAAACATTCGTTCTTGCAAAAGATTAGTGGTTATGTATGTATAATCGTGCTCCCATAcgatttagaaaaatatatatttagtaattGTTTTActgaaacttttatttttatgatctGCGATTACAAACTATATTTAGTAACTGTTTCGAGTCCCGTAACTCTCGGACCCCATTTAGAGACGACTATACACATCAATAAGGCTATATGTATAAATGTGAATATACCTGATTTGAAGCACAGCTAAACCAAGCATCATAGACAGAACCTCCATGCCAGAAGAAGTTGGAGAGTTTTGTTTTAGCTGAAGAATCATTGTTATTATTCATACTtctgctttcttcttctctctccatTTCTAAGTAACTCCCTGCGATTACAGTCTCTATCTTCTCTGCCGCCATGAtcactttttcttcttcttctctcagtTTCTTAACTTCTTTCTTCCACTCTTTATATAGAGAGTTTCTTTTGAGCTCTCTGTAGGCAATAATTGACTAGCGAGTGACGCAGTTATGTCACCTACTTGTGACTGTTACTGTTTTAGACGAGCATGGATTGATTTTTTAATGGGTTTGATTTGAACGTTGGGCTTTATGGGCCATATATTGAGTACTACACGAGCGGGTAGGCCGACTTTTAGattgttaattataatttgaCCCCTGTAATATGCGGAAAGAGGGTGCACTAattacaaattaagaaaaataaggTGCGGAAAGAAGGTGCACTCATTATAAgttaaggaaaataaaaagagactAGAATCATTGTAAATTGATAATAGAAGCGACGACAATGATgacatttttcttcttctaaataaAGGATAAAACTATATTGTGCCTCAAAATTTGTAACACTCATGATGATTGAATTTGTAACAATTAGCCAATAGTTTAGTGGTAAGGTAAGGAATTGGTTATATTGTGCCTTAAATCCTTGTGGAGTAGGGATACTAGCGATCTATGTGTCTCGCTAGGAAGAGGAACAAATAGTGATACATATGTGtagtaattatatttataagttcTCATCTTTTGTCTGGTTATGTCTGTATAGTTGTTAATTGGAACTTGAAAATACATAAAAACTATGCACCTGTCTAGACCCGCACACCCAAAAGCTCGATTTGAGGAAGAAATGGTTGGTAAAAAACCGTGATTTGTGAAGTTAATCGAGGATTGAGAATGGATCCAATGGAAAGAATGATTGCTAGGCAGGTGGGATTAGTACTAAAACATAATTACCACACGTGTCCTAGCTGTCTTAGCCTTAATTAATCTCATTGTGTTTTCGACTTTCTCCTTTTCAGCCCCTAACTTTTACAATGGATCGAATTATTAATGAGAATGAATTAGTATCATTTTACATCTTTATTGCTTTCTTAACCGGGCCACAATGGATGGCAGCGGAAAGGAAGCTCATTACAAATCtacataaaatgtatattttcagTATACcttttatttcagaaaacataTTACGAGAGGGGCCAATGAAAGAGCCATTTGATTTCGAATTCAATGGGTTAAGTGGCCATTCGTTAGGTAGGCCTATATATATTCTTGTATGAATTACTCTCTACACTCAAGAGCGGCCTAGACTTGGAAGGCTTAAAGAATCACGCTAACATGCAGCCATTGCAGACACCGATCAAGAAAACGTTTCAAATTTgcaacaacaataaaaaaataataattgtattgtacctatacacacacacatatatatatatatatatatagatttcttttatttcttctttccAAACGAAGTACCATTACAAAGGATTTCAAGCTTTTAAAAGAATGAAGTGAGGTTACTAGAAGTAATAAATTAGATTCTGAAACTCACTGAACCCGgtgtaattattaaataataattacaaataataaagtacaaataataattacaaataatttcAAGCTTTAGCATGtttcaaatacatatatatttacattttaatataattatacatcTCTATATCCGTTAATATTTATAGATACACATATACATTTATAAGTATATCCCAAGCTTTTGGACTTGGCTACCTTAAAGCCAAAAAACTATCCCAAAAAAACTTGCATGAAAGCATCAGGAAAGGTATAACACTAACTTTTTCCTAATTCCAAAACAAGGAATCTTATTTGAAAAATGTACAAAGTAACTTGTTTTGCGTTTCAAAGTACTtgaattaattattataatttgcGATATAGACTCTCCATGCAAGTTATTCTATCTTTCTCCCTTAAAAAGACCTTCTCACATCAGTAATTCTCCGTAACCTAACCACACCTGGACcacaaaatagtatatttttatcgTTCAATCTTTTCCAGTAAA
The sequence above is drawn from the Raphanus sativus cultivar WK10039 chromosome 7, ASM80110v3, whole genome shotgun sequence genome and encodes:
- the LOC108832027 gene encoding auxin transporter-like protein 3, with the translated sequence MAAEKIETVIAGSYLEMEREEESRSMNNNNDSSAKTKLSNFFWHGGSVYDAWFSCASNQVAQVLLTLPYSFSQLGMMSGILFQLFYGLMGSWTAYLISVLYVEYRTRKEREKFDFRNHVIQWFEVLDGLLGKHWRNIGLIFNCTFLLFGSVIQLIACASNIYYINDKLDKRTWTYIFGACCATTVFIPSFHNYRIWSFLGLAMTTYTSWYLTIASLLHGQAEDVKHSGPTTMVLYFTGATNILYTFGGHAVTVEIMHAMWKPQKFKAIYLLATIYVLTLTLPSASAVYWAFGDQLLTHSNALSLLPKSGFRDTAVILMLIHQFITFGFASTPLYFVWEKLIGVHKTKSMFKRAMARLPVVVPIWFLAIIFPFFGPINSAVGSLLVSFTVYIIPALAHMLTFAPAPSRENAVERPPRLVGGWMGTYCINIFVVVWVFVIGFGFGGWASMVNFVRQINTFGLFTKCYQCPPHKP